CAAATTCCAGCCCAACAAAAAAGAAGTGGAAAAATAAAGAAAATCGCGGTGGCTACCTGAAATGCTGTAAAGACGGGAAGCACTAGAGTGCATATCAGGTAGGCAACCGCGAGACCTGTCGTGAACAGAAGCAGGCGATCGAGAGCAGGAGTCGTTTTCGTTTCCAGAATTTTTCGTGAAAAAAAAGAAACAAAAATTTTACTGAGGGCACCGAAGAAGACCATCCCTGTGTTGGAGAGCCAGACATTATGTGTCCAGAAGGTGGTCATCCCCAAACCCGTCAACCCGGATATGATGATAATAGCCGTTGTTAAATACGCAGCATAATAGACATAGGTGATATCATTGAGCGAGAGAAAGAGCATGATATTGTATAAAAGGAGAGCAATGCATATCCCAATAAGAAAACCATGAATGACGGATTTTATATGGGCTATACGTTCTAAAGCATCTTGGACAAGAAAAGAGATTGGCATAACTTGTAGGCCTGTCTCCGTATGCGAACGCAAGAGAAGTTGAATATTTTCACCTGCATTGAGTGTAAATGGTATTGCTTGTCCTGATACCCATGGAATGGGGCGTGAAGAGACCATATCTCCTGATGTAATGGAAGTTATTTTGCCATCATCTCGTCGTATAAAGAGTGTTACGTCGTCAAGATTCGGGTTCCATGTGACAAGGTAAAGCTCTTCTGGTGACGTTGTATTGTTTACAAGATCAAGCCTGCACCAGATTGTAGATTGTGTATGTCCATAGTTCAGGAGATTTGATGGTGCCGGTGTGAATTTTGAAGTGTCTGAAAACAGTTCTTCGGCGGTGAAATGGCCTTGTGATGCTTTTAAAACGGAAAATGGTGAAATCGTCACGCCCTGTAACACGGGTTGCTCGAACACGTCTTCCCATGTTTTCCATACAATAAAAAAGGGGAGAACCAACAGCACGAGAACAATACATTTCGTGAGTGGTGATGGGGAAGGCGTATTCAGATATGATGGTGAGCAGATTTCTTTCATGCAAATAAAATAGTTTAAATTTTAACCTCTGTCACCTTCGTACAGGGCTATATTGCTGTATGGAATCGTTGTGTTCTTCTAGAGAAAGGTCAAAGGCCCTTGCGGGCCTTTGACGGGGATGGGGTGTGGAGGTGGATATTACAGACTGGCCTGCTGTGGCTCTCCGGCTTCTGTCCAACCACGGACGTGGTAGTAGTCGTTCACCATGTTTTCGACCTCGGTTCGACTGATGCTATAGCCGGTCTCAGGCAAAGCATGATCGGTAAGAAAGACGGGAAGGGTATCGTCTTCTCGGGTGATGCCGTGCTTGAGGTTGAATTGCCTCGTGTCATCTGTGACAGCAGAGGCACGAGCGATCATCTCGGCTTCCGTCAGGTCCAGGCCTGTCGTGACACGTGTAATTGCAGCCAGACTCTCCCATTGGTACAAATCGCGATAGAATCGGCATACGATAAGCATATCAAAATACGTTAGCCGGTCTTCCCAGGTTTTGAACTCACCGGCCTTGTCATCACTTGAGCGGGGATCGGATATTCCCATGAGTTCCGGTTTATAAAAGGTCGCGCGCAGATGACACGCACCGCGATCGGACGACGCGTATGCCAATCCCATGCCTTTGAGGGCGCGGGGATCATATCCCGGGGGTTCCAATCCCTTGACGTGAACCGCCACGTCTTCCAACCCCCAGACCGACGCGGCATGACGAATGCCGCGGCTCAAAATCAGACCGATTCCCTGGCATGCGGCCATATCTCGCAAGAGTGCAGCCGCGGCTTCCGTGTCTCCATACGAAATGGGATAGTCGATACGTCCGCGGAGCTTGGCTTCCATGGCAAACGCAACCAAATTCCCGGCGGTAATGGTGTCCATACCGAGTCGGTCACACAGATCATTCAAATAAATGATGTCTTCTATGGACGAAATTTCGCATAACCCGCCAAATGCGTAGATGGTTTCATATTCCGGTCCTTCGACGGTGAGGCCGGCATGAGGCCCGTCTTTGATGGTGGCCAATCGGCCGCATGCCATATAACATTTTCGGCATGCCCGGGGTTTGACATCACAACGGCTATGCAGGGCTGAAGCGTTAATCGCATCTTTGTGATCACACCGTCCTTTTTGCCAATACCGTGTTGGAAAACCCCCGACTTCGTTCATGACATCCACGAGCATGGATGTGCCGCATTTTTTATAGGCCGCCACACCTTTGTCGGTTTTTCCTATCTCGGCCATGGATTTGGTGAACGCACGTAACCCCGCCGGGTCGGCAATGGGACGCTTTGCACTTCCGTGAAAGGCAAGTGCTTTGATATGTTTTGAACCGAGGACAGCACCTACGCCGGTACGACCGGCACTACGCCAGTAGTCGTTTTCAATGACCGCGAAACGGTTCAACGCTTCTCCTGCCGGACCAATGACGACAGCGCCACTCGTCTGGCCGCGCAGTGTTTGTATGGCCTCTTTGACGTGGTCTTCCGTTGCGTATGTTTCTTTTCCCCACAGATTGTCAGCGGGGTGGAACGTTGCCCCCGTCTC
Above is a window of Desulfovibrio inopinatus DSM 10711 DNA encoding:
- a CDS encoding aldehyde ferredoxin oxidoreductase family protein, which codes for MTKAVLMDGFFKRGLVIDVTTQSSHTIAFDDALLSRTLGGKGLATQLLLDMIPAGTDPLSPENVLIFAVGPITGTSVWGSCRYGVFTKSPQTGCYCESYSGGTTAEYISATGYDAVIITGATERPIWIEINETGATFHPADNLWGKETYATEDHVKEAIQTLRGQTSGAVVIGPAGEALNRFAVIENDYWRSAGRTGVGAVLGSKHIKALAFHGSAKRPIADPAGLRAFTKSMAEIGKTDKGVAAYKKCGTSMLVDVMNEVGGFPTRYWQKGRCDHKDAINASALHSRCDVKPRACRKCYMACGRLATIKDGPHAGLTVEGPEYETIYAFGGLCEISSIEDIIYLNDLCDRLGMDTITAGNLVAFAMEAKLRGRIDYPISYGDTEAAAALLRDMAACQGIGLILSRGIRHAASVWGLEDVAVHVKGLEPPGYDPRALKGMGLAYASSDRGACHLRATFYKPELMGISDPRSSDDKAGEFKTWEDRLTYFDMLIVCRFYRDLYQWESLAAITRVTTGLDLTEAEMIARASAVTDDTRQFNLKHGITREDDTLPVFLTDHALPETGYSISRTEVENMVNDYYHVRGWTEAGEPQQASL
- a CDS encoding diguanylate cyclase: MFEQPVLQGVTISPFSVLKASQGHFTAEELFSDTSKFTPAPSNLLNYGHTQSTIWCRLDLVNNTTSPEELYLVTWNPNLDDVTLFIRRDDGKITSITSGDMVSSRPIPWVSGQAIPFTLNAGENIQLLLRSHTETGLQVMPISFLVQDALERIAHIKSVIHGFLIGICIALLLYNIMLFLSLNDITYVYYAAYLTTAIIIISGLTGLGMTTFWTHNVWLSNTGMVFFGALSKIFVSFFSRKILETKTTPALDRLLLFTTGLAVAYLICTLVLPVFTAFQVATAIFFIFPLLFCWAGIWAWLTGKRQARFYILGQVASWLALLVFGLTVLGVISYNDLTFEIVPVAICMDAMLLSMALADRMRDLQTQKILAQEQARQNLEIKREELEKLVAQRTLELTEARDEAVQIARTDALTKIFNRRYAMEMGGREFARSKRLNTSLAVAIMDIDDFKHVNDTWGHDEGDRVLKAFADIISQGIRTADIFARWGGEEFLLILPDTEREAAQQLLERLRLALWNDLTFGQNQERLSASFGFACRKQNDHNFESIITRADQALYEAKRSGKNAVVFFEKRDDAEKEAAP